The genomic region CGATTCagatttgaaaatattggCACTTTGTCCTAAATATCCGGGAAGTGTCCACAATTCAGCAATATGGATGATGAGCAATATTTATAGGGAACTAACAAGTCGTTACAGAAATGGAGAAAGGAGTTCTTGGTTGCTGGGGGACTCAGAATATCCATTACAGCCCTTCTTACTGACACCTGTGTTGAATACAGTAGAAGGTACACCTGAAGGACAGTACAATAGAACTTTATGTTTGACAAGAAGTTGTGTTGAGAGATGCATCGGAGTTTGGAAGGCAACACGTTCAGGTGCCTTGTAAAGGACAGAACGTTACACTATAGCCCAAGTAGTGCAGCAAAAATAACTATAGCTTGTGCAACTTTATATAACATTCTTAAAATTGCAAATGTAGATGTTGCTAATGAAGCACCTGATGAAAATGAAGATGAATTGTGTGATTAggaattattttcaataaatttagttgcaatagttttaaacattttttatttaaaaaaactaaaacaaaaatattcattaagaaaaaaccatatcacaaaaaaaactaaaataaaaatattcattagAAAATAACTgatatcacaaaaaattaagattaaattacACCTAGAATTCGCTATACTGCCGGGGCAAAAGGTCATaagtctattttttttaaatatgcgtTATTCTTCATATTGTACAATTGTATCAACATGAAGAATTCAAATTTGCCTCAAACaccatataaaaaaaaatagatttatgACCTTTTGCCCTGGCAGTAGCGAATTAGTCTTCATCTTCTATGTTTACATTATATTTTAGCTCCATCTTTAGCCTCATGAGCTGCACctcttgttttttaactctactaattgtttaaaatttaagtttatttccTCAAGGGTATTAGaatcagttttttttttctttaaagagtttgaaagtttttgctgctctttatttttttcttgatcCACAGCAACTgcaatattttcattattatttattcctATTTCTGGCACACCTTCCATTCCTTCTATAACAACCTCGCCTGTCAGATATagtagttttttttcaatttcggAAAGTTCGCGTTCTGGTGCACCTTTATTTCCTGTCTCAGTATAGCTGTTTTTAATTATCCTTGCCCTTTTACGGACTTGGCTTTTCCAATCTACGAaaacctaaaataaaataataaacacttattccagaacattatataattatttactcTCTTCCATTCATTTAAGGATTTCTGAGGTCCGCCACTAGAATTTAAACTATTAACTAAGTCCTCCCAACATTTGGTGAGCGCATTTGGGTGATCAGGAGTAACTTTGTTCtctctaaaatatttatttgtttccaACATATTGATGTATAGTTCGTATTGGTTTTGAGTGGTTCTCACTCTACGTCTTTTTGCTGGTGTCTCtaatctaaaatatatttttttaataacaaaaacattttgctttattacaatattttgtatttaccCGGCCATTCTTTAAATATATTCTATTATAATTAtagtattataatttttattttttttttattttgatatttgcgAGAACACAGGCTGTGACACAGGTACACAGGTTTTAGGttgattgaggttatgttgttaGTTCAAACCATGTTCAAATCACAGAACAGTAGTATAGAGAAGTGCGCACTCTGTGTTAAAATAAGAGCAACACTACCCCCTCCAGATTCGTATGGCACACCCGCGGGAAATTTGATTTCTATATACTTTCCTTTCACTTCTCTATTTTCCTAAATTGAAttctttatttcaaaaaccaccaaaaagtgccattttaaaatatttggcaTTTTTTAGTTggctttagaaataaaaattcaatttatttcatgttgtagtttttatgtattgagaaataataacacaaaacaCGTTATGTtgggaatttaaaatttatattaaaacaaaaatttaaatacaaaaataacatatattgtttttaaaaaatatatgaataaataaacaaatataaatacaatataatacaacaaaaacttaaaaatcattttaaacaaaatataaaaaaaaacttaaccatctttgataaaataatacttcttggtaaaaataaatcttgtaTTCTTCTTCCATGTATATTGCACCCATGCtcacataaaacaaaataaactgtTAGGAACATTCttaatgcttttttttttttaactttctcTTGTTGACTTCGTTAATATTcttatcttttaaatatttatatacatttaaaCGAATACATTTATCCATAATCAAACATTTAATATCATGAATTTGACAAAATTGATAAGAATTAAAGAAGTCTAcattagaatttttaaatgtgcTCTCAATTGGGCTTAAGTGACCATACTTATCAAGAAATTGATACATTCTTTCATGGACTGCATCCACCATCTTAATAAGCTCGTCACTTGCATAATTTAAATGTGTCTCATTGTTATACTCCTTGAAAGAAGTAAACAAATGATTCTCGTTACATTCTGcagaatataaattttctcGGCACGTATCACAGTCCggaatatgtatatttttcagaaaataacCAGCCACATAAGCCGTTGCTTGATTATCTTCTATACTTGGGTTTAGTTCGATATCTGAGAAAACAGGATTTGAATCCATTTTATCACTAGAATGAAAATCCTCTGGAAAATGTACTAACAAATCTTGTAGGTTCCCCAAAGACTCACAATAATCGTCTTGACAATTCCGTCCCCTACTTAAGGGTACAGAAAAGTTGTTAACGACAAGAGTCTTTAAGGCAGCTACAAATTGATGACATGTAGGATTAGTGTTAAAAAAGCCATGTTGGCGCACttgacaaaataaattttccagCGGATCTTGATTCAGTGATCTTAAAGAAAGAAACAAGACGCCTTTTTCACTTAAATGATTCCAAAGGAAAATAACTGATCGTATGGTAGTCTGCCAACCTTTAAGAAATCTAACTGACTTTGTACAGTCCCTACCGTTCCGATCAATCATTTGCCATTTGGTGATTTTAGGTAACAAATTGGACCAGAACTGTAAATGTGGGGAATCTTTTGATAACGCGCACCGAAACTCTTTACCATTTTTTGGATATCGAACCCACCCATTCAGCGAATCAAACAATTGATCCATCAAATGAACAAATTCGGCAGTAGCTAAAGATTCAGCAGGTAAATCTTTAGTTACATGAAATGTTTCTATTGATGCAGTAACTGTGTGACTCAACTGAGCAGCAGCCACTTTCACCTTCATTTTAATATAACtattatcaaaattgaaatactCTGATTTTAGTTTTGGCAACTGTTTGTAGGTTCTACGCTGCTGATCTAAATTGAAGGCAGACTGAATATGTACAAACTTTGCGCGCTTATTGCTTTCATACGCAATATCATATCGCAACAACGCATTTCGTGTATTCTTTAGTAAATGTGGCACGTCATAGattgtacatattttttctCCGTTTACTTCAAACACATAATCGTCGTTACCACAAAGTAATTTACATGCAGCCACATTAGTAGACCCCTGATCACAAACAGTTGCGACCACCTTCAGCCCAATTGCTTGCAAattactaattatttttacaattaattgcTTTAGGGAAGTAGCTGCTATtgtattttgaacaaaataatAAGCAACAActtgcttataatttttttgaacccCTCTGATCATGAAAACCAATGCATGATTTGCCATTTTGTTATTGGTTCCGAGTTCACCCAGATCTTCGAATCCCGAAATTCTTTTTTCATGAGCCTCATAATGAAGCCCACTACTAAGTTGAACTTCGTCGAAAATGAGGGTGCAATACTTGTCAACATCATTCATGTTCCTAACCTGACGTTTAAGATAATCCATAACATTTGGATTTATACCGGTACGAAAAGACATGTTGGACAACAGGCCTTTTAAAAGTCTTATTGATGGTAATTCAAAATGAGCTTGTAGATAACGATATAATCGTGGGCTTCTTTTGTAGATAGATAAAGCAAATGCTTTATCTTCCATAGTCCACCTTTTACCTGACGGAGCTCTACTAGAATTGCGTAATtgagaattaataaattcctttGTTACAGAATTCAAAGTAGATTCGATGAACTCAAATCGGCCCTCGTCATATAGTTTCCTAACAAAGCTCACATCAGCTTTAGCGCTTTTCAGCTGTGATCTTAACTTTGACAATTTCGATTGTATATTACGAtgaattttaacattatcacGCGGgtctaaattttcttttgaaactcCTGTTGTTTCAAATGGTTCAATTGGTTCAAATGGACCAACATTAGTTCAAATGTGTACTATTCGATatgaaaacatttatttttgtcgtTACAGTTCAAATTCCTAACGACCGAATTACAAAATACGGTTTTTACAAAAAGTCGTTAGAGATTGGAGTCGTTGGGCGAACGATGTCGTTAAGTAAcgacaattacaaaataaaccTGTAAGTGTAATGTTGTTGTTATGTCATTGAAACtgacattaattcaaaattgtcaacaataatttccaaatatttttataaatgtcaaaattgatttttaagtaatttttagcagtcgtagataaaatgttgtataccACACGTGGGCTaaagcataattacagtactcgtgtgattacacgacttgGTCtgcgacctcgtcgtgcaattcttcACACTCATATAGTAaatatgtttctagcccacttgtaatataaataactattacaaatgaaatatatcattaaggcccacttttaccacctcctgataaatttatccgatagataaatccaattcttagccaatgagagcgcttaaaaccgccgtaaccatggcaactatcctctagatagtttatcaggaggatggtaaaagtgggcctaagtcaactaaaaagaaacatgaaaaattttttattattaataaatgcgATAATGGAAAAAagttagttatttttttactttttaagaaGGAGTATAATGGAGTATATAATATGTCAATTTGATCATTAAGGAGGTTAATatatatgtttttacattttttgtggctatcaattattaatgacccataatcttttaaatatcaaaatcgatGTAAGtgatcaattttgacatttagatGATTATGAAGTAGTTTCAGAAAATGGAGCCATCTAGAATAGATctttgttatggattatggttttttggttcaaaatgaacaattttcgtgcaaaacatttttctctatcgcATGATTTATGAATGTAAGTGGTCGATTTTGATATTTAGAAGATTATGGGTTAGTTTGCAGAAAATGCAGCCATCTATAAGAAACACTAGGACGCCATTAATGCTAATGGTAATCCATAAACATAATACAGCTAGTACGGAGAGACGAAGACAATTCCTACGAAATATATCCTTGCAGTTGGTCGATGGCCATCTTTGTCAAGGAACCACAACATGAAACAACATCTCAAGATGAAAACACTACAAAACGAGGTCGCTGTAGCTCAAAGACCTGCAGCGAATGGCTCACTTAGTGAATCATATTCGCTAATTCGTTGCTTGACTGTTGCCTTCATTCGTCAATAGTTACTATGAATCATGTTGTGTGGTGTTCTTACTTAAGTTACTGTATTGTCGACTCCGAGACATGCAACGAACAGCTCACATGTCGAATCATATTAATCGATTCGCTATTGTATTGTAATGATCAACTTATTTATGATGCCAGATTCCTCGAGAGAggagaaaaagaattttcgtGTTAACGCATCGACGACTTATTCTATTCTATTCTCCTTTTACATGTTAATAAACCTATTTAACCTACTTACTAATATTGCTGACTTATCTAAAATACTAAAGTGAATGTACTCGACTCCAACACGTATTGCTATTTAATTTgtc from Onthophagus taurus isolate NC chromosome 5, IU_Otau_3.0, whole genome shotgun sequence harbors:
- the LOC139429866 gene encoding uncharacterized protein isoform X2, which gives rise to MAGLETPAKRRRVRTTQNQYELYINMLETNKYFRENKVTPDHPNALTKCWEDLVNSLNSSGGPQKSLNEWKRVFVDWKSQVRKRARIIKNSYTETGNKGAPERELSEIEKKLLYLTGELLWIKKKIKSSKNFQTL
- the LOC139429866 gene encoding uncharacterized protein isoform X1 — protein: MAGLETPAKRRRVRTTQNQYELYINMLETNKYFRENKVTPDHPNALTKCWEDLVNSLNSSGGPQKSLNEWKRVFVDWKSQVRKRARIIKNSYTETGNKGAPERELSEIEKKLLYLTGEVVIEGMEGVPEIGINNNENIAVAVDQEKNKEQQKLSNSLKKKKTDSNTLEEINLNFKQLVELKNKRCSS